One Spirochaeta africana DSM 8902 genomic window carries:
- a CDS encoding alpha/beta hydrolase: protein MPIRVYARERAHADIHCILLHGFGADAHDLMGLSSEISTQVQVDYLFPQAPYEIVLDGFRHGTAWFPRDEQEVLRALTGDYFVGLSRMDPDGLRESAREVLEFIAESGLDWNRLVIGGFSQGAMVAAEVALQAPKPPAALLQLSGALVAHERWEKLAQGLSQRWGEDARVPLFQSHGVQDPILDIVGAEAAYEVLTSSVFDGQLHSFAGGHTIPLETLRELSKFLDDLSVDGDPR, encoded by the coding sequence ATGCCGATACGCGTCTATGCCCGTGAGAGGGCCCATGCGGATATTCACTGCATCCTGCTGCATGGGTTCGGGGCCGATGCCCATGATCTGATGGGACTGAGCAGTGAAATCAGCACACAGGTCCAGGTTGACTATCTGTTTCCCCAGGCGCCATACGAGATTGTACTGGATGGATTCAGGCACGGCACTGCCTGGTTTCCGCGCGACGAGCAGGAGGTGCTGCGAGCTCTTACCGGTGATTATTTTGTCGGCTTGTCCCGCATGGATCCCGACGGTCTGCGGGAATCAGCCAGAGAGGTGCTGGAGTTTATTGCAGAGAGCGGCCTGGACTGGAACAGGCTGGTGATAGGCGGTTTCAGCCAGGGGGCGATGGTTGCCGCCGAGGTTGCGCTGCAGGCGCCGAAGCCACCCGCAGCCCTGCTGCAGCTTTCAGGTGCCCTGGTAGCTCACGAGCGCTGGGAGAAGCTGGCACAGGGGCTGTCGCAGCGCTGGGGTGAAGACGCCCGGGTGCCGCTGTTTCAGTCGCATGGTGTGCAGGACCCGATTCTCGATATCGTAGGTGCAGAGGCTGCCTACGAGGTCCTTACGAGCTCGGTATTCGATGGCCAGCTGCACAGCTTTGCCGGCGGGCATACTATTCCGCTGGAGACCCTGAGAGAACTGTCGAAGTTTCTGGATGACCTGTCAGTTGACGGGGACCCCAGGTAG
- a CDS encoding sodium-translocating pyrophosphatase: MITTTFLIAGVGGGVAALVFALFKTRWIYRQSPGSEDLQRISGYVSEGAMAFLSREYRVLIPFVIIVAAFLAVANTGSLRLQSIAFLLGALTSGLAGFIGMRVATASNSRTTHAATNGLNPALKVAFSGGTVMGMSVVGLVLLGASSILIAGSWLYGDDPDTIQYTILPILSGFSLGASSIALFSRVGGGIFTKAADVGADLVGKVEAGIPEDDPRNPATIADNVGDNVGDVAGMGADLFESFVGSLVGSMILALTVDAPVDMRLRLFAFPIILSAVGLLSSMIGVFFVRAREGISPQKALNAGTFGASLLAALLTILTAYLLVGGQSFAGAGMWHLVGSVLIGLVAGVSIGLLTEMFTGTDTYPVNQIVESCQTGAATTIITGVGMGMLSTVFPILIIGATILISFMLTGLFGIAIAALGMLITLGIQLAVDAYGPIADNAGGLAVMAGYPAGVRDITDELDSVGNTTAAIGKGFAIGSAALTAIILFTSFREQAGAGDINLMDVRVLVGILLGAVIPYLFSALAMNAIGKAAFLMIEEVRRQFKQKPGILTDTEKPDYGRCVDISTASALKQMLIPGIIAALTPVLVGFLGGIDMLVGVLVGVTASGVVLAIFMANSGGAWDNAKKMIEGGAGGGRGSEAHKASVVGDTVGDPFKDTAGPALNILIKLMAVVSLVIAPMLMAYWG, encoded by the coding sequence ATGATTACTACGACATTTCTCATTGCCGGGGTCGGCGGCGGGGTTGCCGCTCTGGTGTTTGCATTGTTCAAAACCCGCTGGATATACCGCCAGTCACCGGGAAGCGAAGATCTTCAGCGCATCAGCGGCTATGTCTCGGAGGGGGCCATGGCCTTCCTTTCCCGTGAATACCGGGTGCTGATTCCGTTCGTGATCATCGTGGCGGCATTTCTTGCGGTAGCCAATACCGGGTCGCTGCGCCTGCAGTCGATTGCATTCCTGCTGGGCGCCCTTACCTCCGGACTGGCCGGGTTTATCGGGATGCGCGTAGCAACGGCGTCGAACTCGCGCACGACCCATGCGGCGACCAACGGCCTGAACCCGGCCCTGAAGGTAGCCTTTTCCGGCGGTACCGTAATGGGCATGAGCGTGGTAGGCCTGGTGCTGCTGGGTGCCAGCAGCATTCTTATTGCCGGCTCCTGGCTCTATGGTGATGATCCCGACACCATTCAGTACACCATCCTGCCGATACTCTCGGGTTTTTCGCTGGGTGCAAGCTCGATAGCACTGTTTTCACGGGTAGGCGGCGGGATATTCACCAAGGCTGCCGATGTCGGGGCCGACCTTGTCGGCAAGGTAGAGGCCGGGATCCCCGAGGACGATCCGCGAAACCCGGCAACCATCGCCGATAACGTCGGCGACAACGTGGGAGATGTAGCCGGGATGGGTGCAGACCTGTTCGAGAGCTTTGTCGGTTCACTGGTCGGCAGCATGATCCTGGCGCTCACGGTTGATGCCCCGGTTGATATGCGATTGCGGCTGTTTGCATTCCCGATCATCCTCAGTGCAGTCGGGCTGCTCAGTTCCATGATCGGGGTTTTCTTTGTTCGTGCCCGTGAGGGGATATCCCCGCAGAAAGCGTTGAACGCTGGCACCTTCGGGGCATCACTGCTGGCGGCATTGTTGACCATCCTGACCGCGTATCTGCTGGTCGGCGGCCAGAGCTTTGCGGGTGCCGGGATGTGGCACCTGGTTGGCAGTGTACTCATCGGACTGGTGGCCGGGGTATCAATCGGTCTGCTGACCGAGATGTTCACCGGCACCGACACCTATCCGGTAAACCAGATTGTAGAAAGTTGCCAGACCGGCGCGGCGACAACCATCATTACCGGCGTCGGCATGGGAATGCTGTCCACCGTTTTCCCGATCCTTATCATCGGGGCAACGATCCTGATCAGTTTTATGCTGACCGGCCTGTTCGGGATTGCCATTGCCGCACTTGGCATGCTGATTACCCTGGGAATCCAACTGGCGGTCGATGCCTACGGCCCGATCGCCGATAACGCCGGCGGGCTTGCGGTAATGGCTGGCTATCCTGCCGGGGTACGGGATATCACCGACGAGCTGGACTCGGTCGGCAACACCACCGCCGCTATCGGCAAGGGGTTTGCAATCGGCTCAGCGGCCCTGACAGCCATCATCCTGTTTACCAGCTTTCGTGAGCAGGCCGGCGCGGGGGATATCAACCTGATGGATGTGCGGGTGCTTGTTGGCATTCTGCTGGGAGCAGTGATACCATATCTCTTCAGCGCCCTGGCAATGAATGCAATCGGCAAGGCTGCATTCCTGATGATCGAAGAGGTTCGCCGGCAGTTCAAGCAGAAGCCCGGCATTCTGACCGACACCGAAAAACCGGATTACGGCCGCTGTGTAGACATCAGCACCGCCTCGGCTTTGAAGCAGATGCTGATACCCGGTATTATTGCAGCATTGACGCCAGTCCTGGTCGGTTTTCTGGGCGGCATCGATATGCTTGTTGGTGTCCTGGTCGGGGTAACGGCATCCGGGGTTGTTCTGGCAATCTTTATGGCAAACTCCGGTGGAGCCTGGGACAATGCCAAAAAAATGATCGAGGGAGGAGCCGGCGGCGGACGCGGTTCCGAGGCGCACAAGGCATCGGTGGTCGGTGACACGGTTGGCGATCCATTCAAGGATACCGCTGGCCCGGCTCTGAACATACTTATAAAGTTGATGGCAGTGGTCAGTCTGGTGATCGCGCCAATGCTTATGGCTTATTGGGGGTAA